One segment of Chryseobacterium turcicum DNA contains the following:
- a CDS encoding YceI family protein, which produces MKKILLSFAFALVSMFTFAQTAWTVDPAHSSINFNIKHMGISFVQGRFDKFNGEVHSSGENLDNGHFNFQVMTESINTGVEMRDKHLKSADFFDAEKFPDMRFESGSFTKEKGNNYILKGKLTIKGVTKEVSIPVTFGGIAKNQQGKEVAGLQAKFTINRLDYNIKYDPTGAGVAKDVEVSLFLELVK; this is translated from the coding sequence ATGAAAAAAATACTATTAAGCTTTGCTTTTGCTTTGGTAAGCATGTTTACTTTTGCTCAAACTGCTTGGACGGTTGACCCAGCACATTCATCAATTAATTTTAATATTAAACACATGGGAATTAGTTTTGTGCAAGGGCGATTTGATAAATTTAATGGTGAGGTACATTCGTCTGGTGAAAATTTAGATAATGGCCACTTTAATTTTCAGGTAATGACAGAATCTATCAATACAGGAGTAGAGATGAGAGACAAGCATTTGAAAAGCGCAGATTTCTTCGACGCTGAAAAATTTCCAGATATGCGTTTTGAAAGTGGGTCTTTTACAAAAGAAAAAGGGAATAATTACATTTTAAAAGGTAAATTAACGATTAAAGGGGTAACGAAGGAAGTTAGTATCCCGGTAACTTTTGGTGGTATTGCAAAAAACCAACAAGGTAAAGAAGTTGCAGGTTTGCAAGCAAAGTTTACCATTAATCGTTTAGATTATAATATTAAATATGATCCAACAGGAGCAGGAGTTGCGAAAGATGTTGAAGT